The Methylocystis sp. ATCC 49242 region GGGCAATGGCGTCCGCGTGCGACCTGCTTCGGGCGCCGCCGTCACGGCGCAGACGTCGAGGCCAAAGGTTGATCCGACCGCCTATTCGGTTCCTGACGCCACGACCGCGCTCAAGACCGACACGCCCATCCTGCAGACGCCGTTTTCGATACAGGTCGTGCCGCAACAGGTGCTGCAGGACCAGCAGGCGACGCGCGTCGAGGATGCGGTCCAGAATGTCAGCGGCGTGCAAATTCCCTGGACGGGCGGACAGTATCAAGACTTCATCATTCGCGGCTTCGGCACGAACAATGTGCGTTTCCGTAACGGGATTCGTCTGCCCGCCAACAGGTTCGACATGGCCAATGTCGATCGTATCGAGGTCTTGAAAGGCCCGGCGGCGATGCTCTATGGGCGAACCGAACCCGGCGGCATGATAAACGTCGTCACCCGTCAGCCGCAGGCGACGCCCGGGCATTACATTCAGCAGCAATTCGGCAATTTCGACTATTACCGCACCGTGCTCGGCTCGACGGGCAAGCTCAAAGAGGACGGTTCGCTCCTTTATCGCTTCGACGGATCATACTGGAACGCCGGCTCCTTTCGAGACTTCGTGAGCAACCAGCGCGTCTTTCTCGCGCCGAACGTCACGTGGAAACCGACCGCGGACGACGACTTCAACGTCAACTTCGAATATCAGCACGATCTCTCGGTCGGCGACACCGGCATTCCTGCAATTTACGGCCACATCGCCGATGTGCCAATCAGCCGGAATTTCAGCAACCCCGGCTTCGGCAGGGATCCGATCGACAGCCGTCTGATCGATGCGAGCTGGACGCACCGCTTCAACGAGGACTGGAAGCTTCACTCCGGTGGAGTCGTGAACTGGATCGACTACACATTCCACGACAATCCTGTCGCCTATTTCCAGTTCGCGCTCGAGGACACGCCCAACCCCGCCGTGCGGCGCGGAATCTATTTCGAGGATTTCCACCGTCGCGCGATCACGGCCTATTCCGATCTTACCGGCAAGTTCCACACAGGACAGCTGAAGCACGAGGTCCTGCTCGGCGGCAATTATTACGTCCAGCGTCTGAACAACAAGGGATTTTTCGGACTCAACGCCCTGTTCGATCCCCTGCTTCCGGAAGACTGGTTCACCAACGTCGGTCTCTACAATCCGGTCTACCCGGCGCTGCCTTTCGGCTATTTCGACGCGCGGCGAAAATTCGCGCCCAACGACTATGGCCTCAACAAGGATGAATGGGCGTCGATCTATTTCCATGACCAGATCAGCTTCGGTGACTGGATTCACGTGCTGGGAGGCGGCCGCTACGACTGGTCGAGTTCGATCCAGGGCGTTTCGACGATCGTTCCATGGCTTCCCGTTACCTCTGGCGACACGTCCATCCGACGCACCGATCGCTTCAGCCCCAAGGCCGGCGTCGTGCTCAATCCCCTGCCCAATATCTCTGTCTATGGCAGCTATGCGGAAGGTTTCGGCTCCAATAATTTCGGGCGCTCCGCGACGGGAGGCGTCCTGCCGCCCGAGACCTCGCGGCAATTCGAATGGGGAGTGAAAGGCGAGTTTCTCGACAGGCGCGTCCTCGCGACGCTCGCCTTTTACGAAATAAACAAAAAGAATGTCGCGACGCTCGCAGGCGACGGCGCCTCTTTCGAGGCGATCGGCGCGGCGCGCAGCCGAGGCGTCGAGTTCGATCTCGCAGGCAAAGTCACAGACGCGCTCAGCCTCATCGCGAGTTTCGCCTATACCGACGCGCGCTATGTCAGAACCGCCTTTGGCGACGACCATTACGGCCGGCATCTGCCGGGCGTGGCGCCAAGCGCCGGCAGCATCTGGGCGAAATATGACTTCCAGCAACCGGAGCTGAACGGATTCAGCGTCGGCGCCGGCGTCTATGCGGCAAGCGACCGTGCGGGCGACAAGGGCTATTCAACTTACTATTACACACTGCCCGCCTATGCGCGGGTCGATCTCATGGCTGCTTACAAGTTCGACTACATGGGCAAGAAGCTCACGGCGCAGCTCAACATCAACAACGTCAACAATTCGCGATATTTCGCTCCCTGCCTCCCCTACAACTGCTCGAAGGCCTTCAACGCCGTCGGCGAGCCGCTGACGGTGAAGGGAGAACTCCGGGCTGAATTTTAGCACGAGGGCCGACGATGACCGCTCGATCTTTCTGCGTAATCGCCCATCGGTGGGCCGGGCTCTCGATCTCCGGCTTCGTGATCGTCGTCGGCCTCAGCGGCGCCCTGCTCGCATTTTTTGGCGAGTTCAATCGCTGGCTTTCGCCCGAACTCTTCCCGCCGCCGCACCCGGGCGCGACCCTCGACGCCGCAACGCTCGCGCGCCGCGCCGAGGCAATCGCGCCGCAGGCGCGTATCGACACGATCTATCTCGGCAATCCGGGGACGGTCGTTATCGGCGTCTCGGCGCGCCCGGGAGGCGCGCCGCTCTCCTACAATCAACTCTTTCTCGATCCCGTGAGCGGGGCGGAGCTCGGGCGTCGCAAGATCGGCGCATGGCCGCGACGTCTGCAGGAGGCAATGCCCTTCGTCTACCGACTGCACATGACGCTCGCCGTGGGCGAGATCGGCGCATGGCTGCTCGGCGTCGCGTCGCTCGTCTGGACGATCGATTGTTTCGCAGCCTTCTATCTTACCCTGCCGCCGCCCGGCGAACATGCGCGGAAGAGCTATTTGCAGCGCTGGCGCGCTTCGTGGGTCTTGAAGCGCTCCGGCTCCTTTTATCGCCTGAACGTCGATCTCCACCGCGCTGGCGGCTTGTGGCTGTGGGCGGCGTTGTTCGTCTTCGCCTGGTCCGGCGTCTACATGAATCTCAATAGCGTCTATTCGCGCGTGACCGAAACCTTTTTCGACTATCAGCAGCCCCTCTATTTTCTCGACGCGGCGCCGACGCATGAGCGCGAGGCGCCGATGTCCTGGGAGGCTGCGCGAGAGAGAGGCCGCGCTCTACTCGACGAAAAAGCGACGGCGCATGGCTTCACCGTTTTGGCCGAAGTCGCCCTTTATCGCCTGCATGAAAGCGGCCTCTACGAGTATCGCGTGCGCTCTTCGCGCGACATTGGCGAGAAATACGGACAGACAGCCGTCTGGTTCGACGCCGCCACCGGCGCGCTGCGGCAATTTGCGCTCCCCACTGGACTGCGCGCTGGCAATACGCTTACGACATGGCTCTATGAATTGCACAAGGCCAATGTCTTCGGTCTCCCCTACCGCATTTTCGTCGCGATCACAGGTCTTGCTACCGTCGTCCTTTCCGTCACCGGCGTTTATATCTGGCTGAAGAAACGCACGGCGCGACGGGCGGCGGCGCGCGACGGGAGGCGCGCTCTTCGCGGAATACCGGCCGCCGCGACGCAGGGGCGACATTGATCTTTCTTGCGGGCGCGGCGCGGCTGGCGCGACGCCTCCCGCAGTTCGCCTTGGTCTGCGCGTTTCTTCCGGGCGGCGCGCTTGCGGATGACGGATCCCCTGCGCAAACCGGGAAACAGAGGGAAAAGCGCCAGAAGGAAAGCAAGGTCCAGGCGCAGACTCTCGGCAAGGACCAGAGCGGCGTTTTCGTGAATTCGACCGCGTCGAATTCCGGCTATTCACCGAGCTTCGTCATGCGCGGCTTTCCGAGCGGCCTAACGCTCTTCGACGGCGCGGCGCATGGTTTCACCTCGCAAGACGTCGATCTTTCAACGGTTGATCACGTCGAATTCTACAAGGGGCCGAGCGCCATGCTGGTCGGCAAGGCGCCCGGCGGTTATGGCGGCGCGGCAAATTACATAAGGAAAGCGCCGACCGACGGGACCTTCACTAACGCCGCCGCGACCTTGGGCGCCTTCGGCGTGCGACGCCTGACGCTAGACGCCAATGCGCCGTTGAACGACGCCGGAAACCTGCAGTTCCGCGTCACCGGCTCCGCGCAGACGATCGGAAGCTTCGTGGATTTCGTGCGCGCGCGCGGCTTCGACATCGCGCCGGCGCTCGCCTTCACGGCGGACAATGGCGATCGGATCACTCTGAGAGCCGAACACAACGCCTCGCGGCTCGTCTGGCGCGACGGCGTTCCTGCCAATCCGGTCTTCTTCGGCGCACCGCGCGAATTCTATGCCGGCGTCCCGGCCAACGAGCATGAAACGCCCTTCTTCGACGACGTGACGCTGAACTGGGAACACGCCCTGACTGACAATTGGCGGCTCACGGCCAATATCGATCATTATCTCAATGCGAGTCATTTCGGCTGGTTCACCGAATGGGGCTATGACGGCTATCGCTCCATCACCTTCGGGCAGCCCGTGCGCACGCGCGTCGGCGTCCGTAATTTCGACGCGCAACTGCGACTGAACGGCCGCTTCGACGCCGGGCCGTTCGAGCACACGGCCTTTCTCGGCCTCGAACATTGGGATTATTATTTCGGCTATTCCAGCGACATCGGACGTCAGGCGCTCGCGCCGCTCGACATTTTTCATCCGGCCTATCCTCCCGCGATCGATTACGCCGGCGCCTACTGGTCGAATGGAACGGCGCGCGCCTACAGCGAGTCGATTTATGCGCAGGATCTGATCGATTTTAGCGAGAAGTGGCGCATATTGCTTGGCGGCCGCTA contains the following coding sequences:
- a CDS encoding PepSY domain-containing protein; translated protein: MTARSFCVIAHRWAGLSISGFVIVVGLSGALLAFFGEFNRWLSPELFPPPHPGATLDAATLARRAEAIAPQARIDTIYLGNPGTVVIGVSARPGGAPLSYNQLFLDPVSGAELGRRKIGAWPRRLQEAMPFVYRLHMTLAVGEIGAWLLGVASLVWTIDCFAAFYLTLPPPGEHARKSYLQRWRASWVLKRSGSFYRLNVDLHRAGGLWLWAALFVFAWSGVYMNLNSVYSRVTETFFDYQQPLYFLDAAPTHEREAPMSWEAARERGRALLDEKATAHGFTVLAEVALYRLHESGLYEYRVRSSRDIGEKYGQTAVWFDAATGALRQFALPTGLRAGNTLTTWLYELHKANVFGLPYRIFVAITGLATVVLSVTGVYIWLKKRTARRAAARDGRRALRGIPAAATQGRH
- a CDS encoding TonB-dependent siderophore receptor, translating into MTRIDLLRGATAGAFSLVFVASLAQAQQTLPTIDVGGARGRQSGNGPRTPGNGVRVRPASGAAVTAQTSRPKVDPTAYSVPDATTALKTDTPILQTPFSIQVVPQQVLQDQQATRVEDAVQNVSGVQIPWTGGQYQDFIIRGFGTNNVRFRNGIRLPANRFDMANVDRIEVLKGPAAMLYGRTEPGGMINVVTRQPQATPGHYIQQQFGNFDYYRTVLGSTGKLKEDGSLLYRFDGSYWNAGSFRDFVSNQRVFLAPNVTWKPTADDDFNVNFEYQHDLSVGDTGIPAIYGHIADVPISRNFSNPGFGRDPIDSRLIDASWTHRFNEDWKLHSGGVVNWIDYTFHDNPVAYFQFALEDTPNPAVRRGIYFEDFHRRAITAYSDLTGKFHTGQLKHEVLLGGNYYVQRLNNKGFFGLNALFDPLLPEDWFTNVGLYNPVYPALPFGYFDARRKFAPNDYGLNKDEWASIYFHDQISFGDWIHVLGGGRYDWSSSIQGVSTIVPWLPVTSGDTSIRRTDRFSPKAGVVLNPLPNISVYGSYAEGFGSNNFGRSATGGVLPPETSRQFEWGVKGEFLDRRVLATLAFYEINKKNVATLAGDGASFEAIGAARSRGVEFDLAGKVTDALSLIASFAYTDARYVRTAFGDDHYGRHLPGVAPSAGSIWAKYDFQQPELNGFSVGAGVYAASDRAGDKGYSTYYYTLPAYARVDLMAAYKFDYMGKKLTAQLNINNVNNSRYFAPCLPYNCSKAFNAVGEPLTVKGELRAEF
- a CDS encoding TonB-dependent siderophore receptor; amino-acid sequence: MIFLAGAARLARRLPQFALVCAFLPGGALADDGSPAQTGKQREKRQKESKVQAQTLGKDQSGVFVNSTASNSGYSPSFVMRGFPSGLTLFDGAAHGFTSQDVDLSTVDHVEFYKGPSAMLVGKAPGGYGGAANYIRKAPTDGTFTNAAATLGAFGVRRLTLDANAPLNDAGNLQFRVTGSAQTIGSFVDFVRARGFDIAPALAFTADNGDRITLRAEHNASRLVWRDGVPANPVFFGAPREFYAGVPANEHETPFFDDVTLNWEHALTDNWRLTANIDHYLNASHFGWFTEWGYDGYRSITFGQPVRTRVGVRNFDAQLRLNGRFDAGPFEHTAFLGLEHWDYYFGYSSDIGRQALAPLDIFHPAYPPAIDYAGAYWSNGTARAYSESIYAQDLIDFSEKWRILLGGRYDLLAQRERVLDPFGALAGEPIASLSKGANGYFSPRAGVMFQPDEDTQIFAAFGKSLVPNTGVRIQSGEAPPPQQDTQYEIGFKRHFSDRRMSFELGLFDITRDNVAIPNPLNPSGFYSVVTGQQHSHGVEANIGGDILPNLHVNAVATFLHAVVSKDSNIPSQQGSDLLGAPRRIYSLSATYKFDQGDMKGLELGASYYYASRAEATLPNTPGFTLAPQQMLGLSLAYDISDRVKLEASASNITNRPNFTSNGALYHGEPRGFSVSLNCKY